One Citrus sinensis cultivar Valencia sweet orange chromosome 5, DVS_A1.0, whole genome shotgun sequence genomic window, CTGAAGGTCCTAGAAAAGCAGCTGTCAGActggaaaaaatatattgttgaaaaaatgGATGGAATTGAGTTAAATCTTGAAGGAGTTAAGTACAAATTAAGTGTTGTCATTCCGATTGctgatgattttgaaaagatgaGGAAAGATTGGGAGGAGTTTTACGCTTTTGGGAACCGAGGtttgtgattaatttgtttaatttgattgtttatttcgTATTTGTACGTGCAataatacttttaattttttccctttttaagGTTATTCAAGGGGGAAGCAAGAGCCAGATACCATAGTAATTAAAGGAGTACCTTCGAGGTGGTTTGCAGAGCCGAGAGTTTCTTCGAAGCCTTCAATGCTGGTTACACATACTGTTTTTTCGACATTTGGAAAGATaaggtgtgtgtgtgttgctGTGGTTTTGTTGCTGTTTATCTAATTTGGACTGGGGTTGATGTGCTTTGAGTTAAAAGGAAAGAATAGTGATTCAAAGTTTGGTTCGTTGTTAATTATTGCAACGGGTTTATGCCTTTTggaaaagttaaaagattttGCATGGAAAATGTAGGACGAACCATTTTTAGAGGATTATAAGCTGTAAGATGTTGAACTCTACATGGATGCCGATATTAGTTTTGTGATTTTGGTTTTAGATTTGGGGTTGAAATCTTTGGTAGATTTCTGAGTATTGAATTGCATTaagtttttgtctttttcccCCTCTAGGAAATAATGGATATACTTTTCTACTTCGGTGAACATTATGTATGTCAATTATCAATTTAGTTTTCAAGCTGTGATGCAGTCTCATTCCTCTATACTTGACCTACGCAGCTGGATAGCGATATATTTGCATAACttgcaataattaaaattgaaatatattcCTTGAAGGTTTCTTCTTAGGATGTGTGTCTAAATCCTCATTCTGTGGTTGAATGGTTTGAGTAGTTTTGATGCTATTCATTTCACTTTGTTAGTTTTCACAACTCAAAAAGCACAGAGAAAATCATCTGACTCATAAAGTTTTTACTTTGCTATTGAAAACAATGGCTTTGTCATAATCGAATATTTCTGTTCATACTATGGCACCTTTACCATATTTCAGCTGCTCTGTGTGTGCACACATTTCGCTTCTCAGAAGACTGTGTTGCTGACATTAGAATTTGGTGTGATATAATCTGATTGCTTATCATCCTTGTGGTTTCGTTTAACTCATAATCAATAGGAATCTTAATGTTGCTGAGGACGATGATCCAGGTAAGGATGCAGATGAGGATGGAGGGGACATAATTTCTGGCCTCCACTGCAAGATTGTTGTCCAGTTTGAGAAATACAGGGAATTCTATAATACTCTCAAGGTGTTATGTGGGCGCTCAATGCAAAAGGTGGGAAGTAGGTTTTTCTGTTTATAGAAATAGTTGCTCATTATATGCCTCTAACTTTGAGTTGCATGCGAGAGCTGTCTGGTTCATtgttatattgtttttttgtgATGATTGACACAACTGCTATTTTGCAGCAAGGTTCACAATTGAAAGCTGATTACGAGGTAACTTGGGACAAGGATGGCTTTTTCTGGGACTCAAGAAACCAGgcagaagaaaaaagtaaCAGGATGCCACTAAAGACAGCCAGACAATACAGAAGTGAAACTTCCAGACATGAAGTTTATAATTCACAGTTGGCTGCCGATCATACTCGCAGAAAGAGGTTCAAGGTAAAAGACTGAGTAATATCTTGGTTAGTGGCTACTATGTTGATCTTTTTCTGTTACTTATTGACCTTGCAGATTGTGACCATTAAGGGagattaatatttgaaatgatGGAATTGATCCATTTGCAACAGGAATGAAGGATCGTGATGCACATTTTGGAAGAATTCTTCTGTTTTGGCAAGGATTCTCGCTTCTCAGTCAGTTTTGGTTTCATAATCAAAGGACTGGCTTATGTTCTTTTTAGATCTTATGCTTCCAATTAGTACCGATTTGGTACTGTATTTCATCCTTTTATGTTGCACAAATAGTTCATTTTGAACACTCCAATGCAGCTGCCTTCTTGCTCCATCTCCTCGTTGTGCTTGGCTTGTTTTTAGTTGTTTCGGTCAGCCTACTTCACGGAATTTCAGAGACAAATTCTGAGAAAAGTTAACAAAGAAGCTTGCACATTCTTTCAAAGTGGTACTTTGTATTACAAGTACTAACAGTCGCCAAAAGAGGTCCTACACATTGTTATACAGATTTTGCATTTTCAAAGGATACGGCATTCGCATCCGATATCAACTTGTGGTAAGTCTAAGAAAGGaacttaaatcaaaatactTACTAGCATGAAAATGCAtctatacaaaaatttatcctGTGACAGTTGAGTGAAATCTAACCCATAACCCATAAAATAATCTGATCAATGGGCGGCAACGTTAACAATGTCGTATCCATaggtagggatggcaaaaatccctaCGGGGACAGAGATCTTTGGGAATTTTTCCTATCCGGGGAGGATATgtggataattttatactcaatttcttattcggggaagggaCGAGGATGAGGTGCAATCTTCATTCCCTACCCATTTCTCCATTTCCTtatattaacttttaattttgattttattttttagaattattaataaatgaataatgaaatttaaattataaaatattaaatattagtacaaataataaatatcaaaatatttctacaaatctgttataaaaatttcGAGCTTACTTAACAAGTTGTAGTCCTAAATTACTATTTGACCagactttattttaaattatgagtCATATtgcttatgttatttttattgttttagatttgaaatctgataccattttttaatttgtcacATTCCTTGAGGAAGAACAGGAGGAGCATGAGGTGTAAGAGTAAacgtttttattaaaaatattaattttagtatctataccaatttcatttatttcattattgatataaaagtaatttctttttattataggATTATGAAGATTGACGAAGATAATTATTCTGatgatttgtattttgtagtGTGATCTTTGTAATGGGATTAATGTTAGTGTAAGATATATTGTCAAGTCTTACGttggtttaaatttttattttaatatgattaaatcaagttaaaaaattaaaaacgtATCAGTTATTCGGGAATCAAGAACCCCTCGGAGATTCCCTCTTATTATTCGGGAAGGGGACGAGGATCCTCTCAAATAATTCTGATGGGGTCGGGGAGAGAATGAGGATATATGGagaatatcggggatgggtgcGAGGATCGACATCCCCGcacccctcccctccccattgccatccttaTCCATAGGCATAGCCGTCTCTGGCCAAATTAAATAACCCATGTCAACAAAAACTTGATGTTTCCTTTCAATTGAGAGAGAATTTGAAGTACAAGCAAAAGAATAAACATACCAAGCAAAGTCTTACATTAAACTTCACGATGatggtattttattttggatcTGATTCTGAGCCTCAAATTTCGGGTCAACCATTTGGCTTGGCTAGGCTAGGAAAGGCAATCCCACATAATCAGCATAACATGTGTTAAGCAGATAACACCGTGTCTTCAATCTTCTTTCCGCAGGTGAGCAAATATTCAGACTTGTTTACGCAGGCTTCTATATGCCTCAGCCCCACCATGCCTCTCGTAAACATAAACATCAAATTACAGACAATCTATTATAATATACTAATAGATAAGCcactaaaaaattttgtgattACTAAAGAGAACACTTGTACAAAAAGGTTAAATATCTTTACACATGATGAATAAGAAAGTCACCCTCCATCACTGCAGTTGACCCTATAAGTCTATTTAGTTAATCAAATCACTACGTTATTAATCttgaattagtttttttttaacggtGGAATAGAGATCTAATCTAACGCAATTATCCAGTAGATTCAATTTTTGAtggattaatttatatatatatatatatatatataattattataagaaaatcatatttatttattttaagataaaacaCAAATTATATCCACACacagaataataaataataataaaaattcattatatcttttaatttacaaaagaTGTTTAAAGCGGTTATCACTTATCAGACTCTTATAAGAGAAATTGATGACCATAGTGCTGAAGTGAAGTGGCACTGTGGCAGCAATCCGACGATGCCCAGATTTGAcgggagattttttttttttttttgaagtttgttATACAGagatattattgatattatatcagacattacaattaatatttacaatcatactaTATAATTGGGAGCACCATCATACATTGACACACTAAAATATATGTCcagatattttaaattctcttCGAGGGGTGTCtgctccactcacatttcatAAGGGAGAGactgtctccactcaattaattgataattaagaaaaaactaaaactaaCCTCCATAATACGCATATGAAAACTCAAGCCATTACACTCAATATTATAAGTGAAGGCTTCTCCTATTGGAGCAAAGGCCTATTAGTAGATTTGACGGGAGATTGATTTCATTCATCACCGCTCATTTACGAGCCTTTTAACAAGCAACAGCTCTTTAACTAGAAAGGTCGTGGTCATAGCAGGTCATTTATTAGCCTTTTATCTTCTAGAAGGTCACCCTATTTATCGTGACTTGGCAGTTGGCAATCCAGGAGAATTTCTCTGCACGATCTTTCTAATAAATAGTCAAATCAACCCCATCTAGATCATCAGCAGATTCACATGTCTTGAGAATGAATTTTCCACAATTATTTATcctctaataaaaaataaacataaatttctGAACTATTCATTTTAACAATGAATAATCAGCTAACATTACTGCAATTGGGATTTAACTAGGCCTTACAAAACCGCAAAAATCAAAATGCCATTACAAAAATAAGTTACAAGACATGACATATTGACATGGGGTTGCCTGTTGTTGCTGTATTACACCAGCTAACTCAACCCACATAAAATTACttgtaataatttacattgatcaACATGTCAAGAAGACATAACAGGACTGAGATTGAATTTTCCAACCTAACCGTCCTTGtaataaacccaaaaaaaaaagaagagaaaattacatCTTGACAacctgcaaaataaaaaaaggaggaTCATCTTCTGCTAATCATTTCATCACCAGCTTTTCTTGTGACCATGTTTCTTGAGAGGCCCAGAATGACTAATATTTGTAGTCTTATGAGCAGAAGCCACCATCTTGTTGTCACTCTGTATTCGTAaatattctttcttcttcatagGCCTTCTAATTACATTTGGATTTGACGGTGCCTTGCTCTGCAGTGTTGGAACGATGTACCACCCAATAGATGTGCACAGAATTGCAAATGATCTCCCAAAGAACACcagaaacaacaaaatcaacaCTATTACTGCCGGCAAATAATAACAAGGCTGCCTCCAATGACCCAGCTTAAATATATCACtccaagaaaaagaaaagctccAGCtcctcttcatcttcttcttcttctcgtTACTGCTATTATGATCTGACTGATTGCCTTGCTTATTCTCCAGAGATGAAATTGAAGACTGTAGCGGAAACTTGTCCTTCAATTGATTTGAGTCTTGCTTTCTTGGGGGGCTTTGGCTTTGGTTGATATTGTTGATGTTATTGTCTTGCTGCTGCTTGTCCGTTTTCTTCACCTTGACCACAATCGGAACACAATCATCCGAATCTTTGTACACAAAACGAACAAGAGATATTTCATCTGGGTTCACTCGTGAATAAATCTTCTGCTTTTTCTCTTCAAGCTCAGCTAAAAGTGCAGAGAACTTGTCTAGCCCGCTTGTGGCATATGGGTTCTTGCTATGGCTGCTGCTTCGACTTGAAAAGCTGTTTCTTCTTGATGATCTTCGAGGCGTTGAAGGCTCCATCTTCATCTGAATTGAAGTCAATATTaggctttgtttttttttttattctcggCTATGGTTACAGAAGAATTCTCATTTCTGAACAGGGCatgaatttatataatatgGAAACGGCTAAACACACACCaccataaatatttaaataacatAGTGTCTGCTGTGAAGACCAAATCCTAGCAAACTtggtcaaaattattaagctATAATTCGCAGAAGCTTCCAAGGAAATGGAGTTCGGTGTCGTTAAATTTGACTTCTTGAAGCCGGAGTTACAGAAGGTTAAAGATTATCATTACCcttgagaaagaaattaagggcaaacaaataatttttttttgaaagggtctttcataattatcaatttatcatcgTCGTCGCCATCACCAATATAATAGTAAAACtggattgaattaaaataataggaTGTGATGCAGAGATGCTCATTTTCCTATGAAATTCATTCATAATCATTGACTAACTATCTTCTAGATGAAACATCAGAACATGATTATCTGAGCTGCGAAAGTTGAAAAGGAAATATGGGAATTTAATAATCAACGGATGATCAAAGCATCAAATTCAAGGAAAGATTTAGCTATATGTACTTTGGCAGGAATTGATTATCTCGTTCCATTATAATGATTTGCAATGTTTTATGAAAACGGTAACATCTGCTCATGCTTTCTATAATTGACGATAACATCAAAGACTGAAGACATTAATAAATCTTGTTGCTGATAACAACTCCTCATCAAATCATATTTGAATAAAGTGTTTGATACGGGAATTTTTAAGAGACAGAAAGCGGAGTTTATCTTTAAGACTCTGACCTGCCGACGTGTTAGATTAGATGGAGTTAAAAAAGTTTAATCATCTTAATGAAGGCTAGGCGTTTGCATCTAGCATTTGATTGGGTACATACCATCAGGTAAACGGAGATTTAGGATTTGTTATAAAAGTTTAATCAtcttaagattttatttattctacattttcaatttcttagcCAATAACCATGAATCGGCTCGCTTCATGAATGAATTGTGATTCTTCTTAATAACATTTGTTCAAAGTGATTGTTGCTTTTGGTTTAAGTGATATTATTGTCTCGAATAAGTTTGCATGAAAATGCACTTGGAAAAACGTGGAATATgggtagattttttttttttttttttatgattttgacAGTGGAAGTAGTTTTTCGAGTTACGTACTGTTTGAGATTGCGGTTTAATCAttataaattgtttatttcataaatttttataaaaaaaatatttgataatttttttaaaaattgattatttcttaagtttattcattttaacaatttttgaaAACAGGTAGAAGTTCTTTTTATAAGTTGTTTATCTGGTAAACCACcacatctttttttaaattaatattttatttttaatattttaataaaaagataattatatcttatttttctataaatttttaaataaataaaagaaattttaaacatatatctattttaatctttatataataaaaaaaactcttttataataaattttactaaacacgTGAACTTGATTTTTGAACTCATAAATACtataacaatataatttactaaataccAAGCTACTATAACGATATAATTTACCGAAATCTAAAGTAGCCTTTAGTCTTGTAGACTTTTAGGTCGTACTAGAAATATATCATGGGTaaccttaaattttaatatatttataaattataactaaaaaaatcgtggaagaaaaatttatggtattaatATTACATAACGTTAGCGATGCAATCAATCAACGGAATTGGACAaattctttttgtcttttcttaTCAAAATAACTTGTGGAAAGTGTTAAGTTCGAAATATCTGTTAGAAGATGACAAAATTGTTTcaggtaataataataatatcttcaAGGAATTTTAAGTGTAAATTTCCAGGAGAAAGAAAGTTTTATTCAACAATTTTGTACCAGCAACTTCTATACGTATCCAAAGCAGTGACAATAAATATACTCCAAGTATTTAATTAGTCttttcttaacaaaaataaaaaaataattgcgCCCATAGAATTGGTTTAAgtagttttcaaataattttttttaaataatctatattgtctttttcagaaaataaacttgaagcGATTCAGATTTTGAAGAGACATGAATGTaaagtataattttaaaaaattaaatatctcaatAATGAAAGTGAGAAACAATGAGATCTTATGCCCGtgtttggattttgaaaatGGCAGCGGAGgaatagaaaagagaaagaagaaaaatgagggCAAAAGAAAGTTTATcttaatttcatataattgGTTTGACATGAAATTTAtctcctttcctttttttttttttttctcctcatCTCCTccttctctcttctcttccaTGCTTTTATTTCCTCAAATGGATCATATCATTATGTCATTCTTTcattagataataataataatgatgatgataataataataaggcgCCGTGTaataaaaagtttgaaaaacgGAGGAGCAGAGCAtagcaattttatttttataggaGGAAACGAGAAAAATGTGCTACAAGCGAAAAgggaaacaaataaataatggaaAAGCTCAACTGCTCAAGCCCAAGGCCCGAAGCCAAGAGCCGAGCGGCTTACGATTAAAGTATTGGataatcattttcattcaaaatttcaaatcaaatcacAGCGtctgtttctttttaatatacGTTTGGGTTTGGTCGCAAAGACAATGACCGAATGACGTGCATTGAGCTAAAACGCGTTCACAGTCACACGCcacatcaaattcaaaacgTTTCGAAATTTGGGTAATAATGTATATAGATGACGCAGTATTGCCTCTACAATAGAACTGGTCCGTTTTACTTTTCGTGAAGGAAAAGAATTGCCATGGTCACAACTCTCAGATCCTATATTAaatacttatatttaattttattgactttctgtcttgatttttttaatttaattattgtaaatatacAACGTACCAACCAATACGTGTAATTCCAAGCAAAACAATGTGCCACAGAGGAATTAGAATAGAAGCTTTGAAATCAATCATGGGCAGAGCTGCTGAGTTTTACAAATTCAATGATGTTTTTTAAATACCCTCCACAGAGTCAGAGAGAGCAGGCCTTAATTAAGCATCAAACTTATTCGACAACTCTTCAAATGAGAATCCCTTCGTCATATTTGGACCGTAAAAGCTGAATTTCTCAGTGGAGACAACTTGAAATTGGTAGTGATCGTACCCTAACTACTCTCATCCTTTTGCGTCCTTTCTACACTTGATAGTATAATATGCATGCATCCCTTGACCGGCAACCGCAGATTAGATGAAATCAACTGCACTGCAGTGGCCTGAATATATGTAAGGTTGTACAAAAAATTGACCAGATCATTGTCTTCTattacacacatacacacagcGACTGTTATGTGTTTCCCTTTCTGCTTCCTAGCTGCAGCACTGTATGTCCTTGGAACATGACTGAATGCAGATacacacacagacacacacata contains:
- the LOC102625793 gene encoding uncharacterized protein LOC102625793 isoform X2, encoding MRPLDSLPPTEALEIENGLKLVPRMKLTLTINPATPSATKPIDEWQLKRALTDFLKTSLSVPITVPEEDLEIRRFRDLKKRKRDDPVAHGNLFIRDFEFLHKTRRKNADEETDLKVLEKQLSDWKKYIVEKMDGIELNLEGVKYKLSVVIPIADDFEKMRKDWEEFYAFGNRGYSRGKQEPDTIVIKGVPSRWFAEPRVSSKPSMLVTHTVFSTFGKIRNLNVAEDDDPGKDADEDGGDIISGLHCKIVVQFEKYREFYNTLKVLCGRSMQKQGSQLKADYEVTWDKDGFFWDSRNQAEEKSNRMPLKTARQYRSETSRHEVYNSQLAADHTRRKRFKE
- the LOC102625793 gene encoding uncharacterized protein LOC102625793 isoform X1, producing MRPLDSLPPTEALEIENGLKLVPRMKLTLTINPATPSATKPIDEWQLKRALTDFLKTSLSVPITVPEEDLEIRRFRDLKKRKRDDPVAHGNLFIRDFEFLHKTRRKNADEETDLKVLEKQLSDWKKYIVEKMDGIELNLEGVKYKLSVVIPIADDFEKMRKDWEEFYAFGNRGYSRGKQEPDTIVIKGVPSRWFAEPRVSSKPSMLVTHTVFSTFGKIRNLNVAEDDDPGKDADEDGGDIISGLHCKIVVQFEKYREFYNTLKVLCGRSMQKQGSQLKADYEVTWDKDGFFWDSRNQAEEKSNRMPLKTARQYRSETSRHEVYNSQLAADHTRRKRFKVKD
- the LOC102626963 gene encoding uncharacterized protein LOC102626963, producing the protein MKMEPSTPRRSSRRNSFSSRSSSHSKNPYATSGLDKFSALLAELEEKKQKIYSRVNPDEISLVRFVYKDSDDCVPIVVKVKKTDKQQQDNNINNINQSQSPPRKQDSNQLKDKFPLQSSISSLENKQGNQSDHNSSNEKKKKMKRSWSFSFSWSDIFKLGHWRQPCYYLPAVIVLILLFLVFFGRSFAILCTSIGWYIVPTLQSKAPSNPNVIRRPMKKKEYLRIQSDNKMVASAHKTTNISHSGPLKKHGHKKSW